A stretch of DNA from Paenibacillus albus:
TGCGGTTGGCCTCTCTTAGCCAGTTTGTTACCGGCAACAGGAGCCGTGTATCCGGCAGAGATGTAGTTCCGTTCGCATAAACTGCTTGCAAGAAAAGCTCGTCATTGACCGTTTCCAGCAGAACGACGAACGGCCATTCGAAATGTTCTCCAATCTGCTGCACGACAAGCTCCTTAAGCCGTTCCAATTCCGTGCCGCTACTTACAACCATGCCAATCGATCTACTAAAGTTGCCTAGCCGCGCGAACAACTCTGCCCGACGTTGTTCAATTGCATAGAGACGCATCCGGTCGACGGCGCTGCTGATTTGGAATGCGACCGCCTGCAACAGCGCGAGTTCTTCTTTCAAGAAATGCGATTTGCCAGGCGATGCGACATTCAGAACTCCGAACCGTCGATCACCGGAGCGGAGAGGAACGGTGGCATGGTGGGTAATCCCCCTCGTGTCACCCCAGCTGAATTTCTCCGCATCTTCCAATCTTTTGCAGTGTAATATATTAACCGCGTTATTTAAGTCATTATCCCAAAAACGATCCAGACACCAACAAGTACCACAGCGCATCGGAGCTTTATCTTCATGCAGCAGAGCCGCCGGCAGGTTACTATCGGCGATGCATGTATAGTCCATCCGGTCACCGGTTAGGAAAATCCATCCGGTTTGCAGTCCAGTTAGCTCCAGCAATTTTTCCATCACCGTACTGAGCATGAGTGTCAGATCGTTAGACTGGTTCAACGTTTCGGCGATAATCTTAAGTGTAAGTAGCTCTTGTACGTGAGGATCGGTCGTCATAGTCATTTCCCCTTTTACAGTTAGGTTCGAGAAGAAGTGGCTAATTTCCTCTAAACAAAAAAAGGCGAAGCTGGCATCAATCTTGCTCTTACATCGGAAATAGATAGTTTTACCGAAGTATTTACTATCAATCTCTTAAAGAAGCTATAAAGCGCTGGGCAGGAAGTGCACTAGTTGAAATTTATTTATCAGGATCAAGAGCTAAGGGGACGGCAATTACATTATCATCAGATTTTGATTTGTTTATTTCGTTAAAGGTAGATGATACTGTAACTGATGAGATTGTTTTACTAAAAGTTTGGAGAAAATTACATAGACTTATTTTTCCGTCAATATATTTGGAATTAACGGTGATTGATACGCTATGGGGCATATCGAAAGCGAGCATTACCATTTTGACAAGAAAGAAAGCCTGGGTTTGGCTGTGCAGGAGCAGATCTTTCAAAGACTAGCTGATTTCTCATCGAAGATGCGAGACTCGGAGGATCCGCTCGAAGCAAGGTTCGTCCAATTCTGCCACCTGCTGTGATATTTATGACGCTTCAGCTAATATTGTCCAAGAACATAGTTCAAGAAACAAATTATGCTTTGACTTCCTCTTTAGATTGTTACAGACGGTTATTGATTCAGATGCGAGCATCATTCTTGATTTCGATTTAATGACAATAGCGGTGTATTAAGTTTAGACCAATGGGTGAAGGAAAGAGGGGGAGAGTTAAAGATAATACATTGTATTTGTAGTGATGAAACAATCTGGTCGGAGCGTCTGGCTGAACGAAGTAAAAATCCCTTACCCAATCAATTGATTACTAATTTATCCGAGCTAAAGGAATATTACAAAAATCTAAGCACTGAATATCTTGAAACCGAATTGGTCCTAGACACGGTTAAGGAATTAGAATCGCTGCTTGTACAAACTGAAACATTTGTGTTAGAACAAAATACCGCATTACGCTAATGGGTACATTTGATCAGTCATTAAAGGAAAAAAATATGTTGGTTTGGGGGCAGCAGATGGGAACGCAAGAATTAGAACTTTATAAGCGATTTATTGATGATTTGGTAGAATTCCGCCCAGGTGTGCTTCCTCGTTGGATAAAGGGTAATGGTTGGCCGAACACGGTTGAAAACCAAAAGATCAATAAAGTATTGAGCGAATTGACGGCAGAACAGAAAGAGATAGTAGCACTAATCGCCCAATCAGCACGAGACGGAGGGATACATGATGTCCTTGTCTATCTAACAGATCAGATAAACCTCGAAGGGCTCGAGATCGTTAAGAACGGAATTATAATGGAAACTGAACCGTTTGACTCCGGTATGCATTATGATTGGGTATGCCGAAGAGAAGGAGATTCATGGC
This window harbors:
- a CDS encoding DUF6547 family protein, yielding MGTQELELYKRFIDDLVEFRPGVLPRWIKGNGWPNTVENQKINKVLSELTAEQKEIVALIAQSARDGGIHDVLVYLTDQINLEGLEIVKNGIIMETEPFDSGMHYDWVCRREGDSWPNQNS
- a CDS encoding nucleotidyltransferase domain-containing protein — protein: MKRWAGSALVEIYLSGSRAKGTAITLSSDFDLFISLKVDDTVTDEIVLLKVWRKLHRLIFPSIYLELTVIDTLWGISKASITILTRKKAWVWLCRSRSFKD